aagaggaaggagagttAACGAATTGATCCTGTTGGTTTCTGcactctctgtttcttttgttggaCACTTTTGATTATGGACTCTTTTTTGGTTTATTGACTTTTACCTGCAATTCCTTTTGTTTAAGTTTGTGTTCAGTTGTTTCCCCCTGAGTTCTCcgcttcctgttttattttgaaatgatattcattTGTATCGGTAACTCgatttcctgcctttgtcctgtttcccgctCTAGTGATCATCTgcacatgttcctcacgtgttcaATCAACCAccttgtgtatataagtctctgtgcttcctctgttctttgtcttttcttcatcATGTTTTCAGTGGCATCTCTATGTTGTTTTAGTTTAGCTTTGTTGGAGTCTTTTCTGCTTTCCACTGTTTGTCTATTTTTCGGActttgttttttgtagttttatttttgccttattAAAAGACACCTTTTCGTCCACCTGCACACCTCATCCTGACAGATCGGACAAATGATCGGTAAAAGATTCAAATAATTATGAATTAGCTCACGATTCTGGCTTTATTTTGTTCTAAAATCACGTTTGATTAAGTCTCTGGAATTGTGGCTCGGACATCGTTCACTGTGGCTTCCTGCATCTCAACTGCTGTGTTCTTATGATTACTGTGTAATAGATTACACTTTGTAATGGACTACACCAATACTGCCCCCAGATCTTACCGCTTGTTCCAAACTATTTTATCTTCTTCCATTGtccatttattttaatgcaagTCCATTACTGACCTCTAGAGGTGCTGGTAGGTTTATTTGTGAACCaactgtttccagtctttatgctaagctaacctaGCCACATTTCCCaccaaccctcctcctcctcctcttcgtcgtcctcacctccacactgtgcttgtcctgaaacacaaaccaaaGCAACACAAACTCAGTCACAGATTCATGAATCGTCTCAGTGAGCGAGTGAACGTGACTGAACCTCCTGagtcctcacctcctcctgcagccgctcCTGTGAGGCGCTCAGGTGCATCTGCCGCTGCTGCTTGTTGGCTTCGGCGCGATGCTCCTGCCGCTCTTTGGTCAGAGCTTTCTGAGCGACTTCCCGCTCGTGCTCCCTCCTCTCGGCCAGATGTTTAAGCAGCTCCGCCTCCTGACACTAGAGGGAGAAAGAGTTTACAGTGACTTTCTATCCTTTTATTTCTCTACCAAAAGAATTCAGGTTTAGTTTGGTTAATTTTAATATCAATCAAAAGTTTCCAATCACATCAGACAACAGAGTTTATGCTGATAGAACAGAGTGGCAGCTGGTTTTGTCTGAACAGATGATGATCACTCAAAACCCTGTAAATTAACTGGAGGTGTTCCTCAGGGATCAACTCTAGTGCTACTACTTTTCTGTCAGTCTATCCATCACACTGAATCTCAACAAATCAgaatgaaatacattaatattCCCCTCACACACCTTTCTTCTCTCCTGAGCGGCGTCCAGTTTCTTCTGAATCTCCTCCAGCGATGGTTTATGGCGAGGAGGCGTGGTCGCCCTGAGCTCGGGGCCACCGTCGAAGGTGGGCGGCTTCAGGATGACCTCGAAGGCCTGGCCGCTCGCCCGCTTGCTCAGCTCGATCACCTCCATGTCCCGGATGTTGCACAGGTTCAAGTCCACCACGCctgctgcaggaagaacagGAGAACGTGAAATGAAGACCAGttgttctgcagcagcatgtgaACTGAACGTTATTCCTCCTCTGGAGAACAtgaatccatccagtagttatGAGCATAATTCTAAAATGTTGTCAGCGTCTTTTCTCTGATgattaaagacaaaataatgaatttgcaaatgacaaatgtaaatgtgctgaaagttttatttattcagtgatCGAATCttctttctgctttttaaaaccaGGGTTGTTTACAGGTATCACAGCTGACTTCATGAATCAGAAACTACTGATCCGATTTGATTCTGTATTCATTACTTTCACTATATCGCAGTTGAAATACAAATCTTGTTTGTgaagaacttttttttattgtaaccTAATTAATATTCCCATGAATAATGTAACGTTAGTTTACTTCATCCTTTCTGTCACAAAAACATTGTGTCCAATCTTCTGTTCACTCAGGTTTTAAGTCAGATGAACCtttagaggaagaagaaggagtaaATAATGTTTCCTGCCTCAATGTCCTCAGTTTTAAATTCAGAGTATTTATCTGATTTTAAGCTTCACTAGAAATCCACTTGTTTTGATTATAGGAAATTAGAAAATTggtaatgttttgtttttattactctGCAGGAAAATGGAGGATGAtggttgtgtttattcagaTGATTCTAAGTGAAAGAcaaatagaatagaacagaacagaaccgAACcgaacagaatagaatagagtGGGACTGACCTTCCTTCTTGTCAACTGTGGCGTCTCTGGGCTGAGGAAGGATGCAGGAGCAGaagagagacaccagggggagctCTCGCATCTTCTCTCTGTATGCTGAAACAAGCATAGATACAAACTGCAGATGACacattgaataaaaaacaatcaactCGAACAATTCAGTCAGgaaatcaataatcaatgatCAGGGATTAGTTTTACCTGCCAGAGTCATGGTGCTGCAGTTTCCAGTCAAAGACACTGTGGTGAGGTAGAGTCACGTCCTGAGGACAGAGACAATCACACGAGTCAAACTCAGGAGAAACTGAATCTGTTCAACCTGCAGGAAACACTGAGATGCTTCAGTTTGAGTGAAGCTTCACAGGGAGAAACATCTTTCTGATCTAATGCATCACTTCATCACTGGATCTATTGTTTCTGTAGCTTCCTGCAAACTCTGTACGTCTGATCGATTTTCTGTACAAATTTAGAGACTGAGAAATGATTTAacatcattttaattcaaacaaCAGATTTTGTTCAGGGgagagattttgtttttgtttttttcttttgaagtcGATGATTCAATCACAGAAATCTGAGCTTCTCTTGTTATGGATTCAGCAGAAGCTTCGGATTCAGATTGAAATCCTCCTCTGAGGTTTGAAGTTCTAAATCAGCAGCAAACAGACACGAAGCTCTGCAGGAGTTTAGATCCAGAaccgagctgcagctgcacaaacactgaaactgaGTCCAAGAGCAGTGAAGCAGTTTCCTCATCATGAACCTCGAGGTCAAATTAACTAAATGAGCTAAAACATTAAACTGATGTTCACTGAACTCAGAGGTTAAGTTCATTTCTACTATTCACATCATGAATTAATAGATTTATATCCAGCATTAAATATAAGTTTAcatcaaaaatctaaaattgTTTCAACTGAAAAACCgcaaataaagattaaatttttctgcagaaacaaataaaaaatatcaatcTGTTAAAATCATCAGATTGATTCTTCTCTAACTGAACactgtgtgtctatgtgtgtgtgtgtgtgtgtgtgtgtgtgtgtgtgcgcgggtGCATGAGGACTGAGCGATGATGTCATTGTTGCCAGTAAGCGCATCACCTTCTGCAGAGCCGAGCTCCAGAACTAAActcataaaaaatacaaaagaataaaataaaagatgcaacaaagacaacaaactaagaaaagatgaaaatgaagaacAGAAGCTGCAGATGAACAAAcgatagaagaagaaaaacagaaaaacatgttgatgtgttCGTCTGTGCTGCTGGAATCTGAggaaaagctgctgctgcaaacatgTGCACAACTAAAGATCAAATACACATCAACGACacagcaaataaacaacaaataaaagtaaaactgagtctgtgtgtttgtgtgtgcggcTCACTCACCCTGCAGTGATGCtggtctctcttctctctgttcacACTGAGgatctgcagctcagcagcatcagcaccaagGCAGCCTGCTGCATGACATCACCCAGCAgccatctgattggccgccaGGGATactgggctgtgattggtccaacaGGGCagagcagaaggaggaggaggagggcgaggaggaggaggaagaagaggaagaagaggaagagtgggTTCAGAGGAATAATCCTGTTCTTTAGAATCATGATCATTtcactgagcacacacacacacacacacacacacacacacacacacacacacacacacaaagatcatTGTGTGAGAAACTGAATTTTatattaaaagagaaaaacattaaaaatcaatgTGTTAATTTCATTCTGGTGAAGAAACGAtatgaataaattatatttattcataaaggGAACCAAGTCTAAAaacaaccacccacacacaaacagtatatatatatactgtgatTATTAGTCTTTACTTATTTAGTTTCATATAATTTTAACATCTCCTCACCTCCTGCTCACCTGTGGAACATTCTCCCAATCAGCTGCCAGTGCCTCTACCTGCCCAGTTTCACACTTTTCTTTGTCAGTGTTTCTCATAACGTTGCTTTACATCGTCTGTACCTGTAGTTCTTATCGTGTACCTGTGATGTTGACCTGTGATGTTGACCTGTGATGTTGACCTGTGATGTTGACCTGTGATGTTGACCTGTGATGTTGACCTGTGATGTTGACCTGTGATGTTGACCTTTGATGTTGACCTGTGATGTTGACCTGCTCTCCTCGTGTGCGTGCTGCTGTTTGCAGGTCACATCTCGGACCTGTATCGTTCCTCCAGTTCTCAggatgctgctgtgacacaaacacatgcaaagaaaaaacattcacacagaatTTAAACGTattaaataaaaggtaaaaaaaaagaaactggatGAACTGCTCTGATCCAGTTTGATCTGGTTTGTCAGTTTGATGTTTCTGAGGAAATGTCAGCACTAAATTTACCGGCTGACAATGAACAGTTACTcatcctgactgtgtgtgtgtgtgtgtgtgtgtgtgtgtgtgtgtgtgtgtgtgtgtgtgtgtgtgtgtgtgtgtgtgtgtgaacgcctCCATCTGTTGCTGCAGTCGGCAGCTAAACTCGTTCTGTCTGTCACTCTTCATTCAAACGCTGCAGTGTCGTCGTTTTTCAGCTTCttaacaacagcagaaataaagtttgatttgcACACTTTCATCTTGATGCTGTTTTCCAGAGGAAAACGTTTTGCAAAACAATCGTTGTGACCATTTGTATTAAGTTGCTATAGCGCCACCTGTAGTTGCAGCGGTGTATCATGTCCAAAATCatgaagatggacgatatgacagctCCTGAAAAAGAGGCCAAAGTATTTAACTGCAgtttaggtcataaaccccacctcctccatgttagcggatgggaaatggaccaaactaaaacacacttgaggattttaaactgtaaaagattttaaaaaacgtggGAGACCCCAGACATAATGAAAGATTTAAccgaaaaacaaaaaagaaaagaaactacAATGACCTGGCTTAGAAGACGGAATTGGCTAAAACATCTTTGCAGTTTTAGTTGCAGCTGTACAAGTACGCAACCTCTGGAAAGGGACACTTCCCGGTCAGCTCGCTGGCGTTTGAAGGTTTCTGACCTGATAATCAAACATGTTCCTCAAGTGAGCAGCAGCTTTAAgatgtttctgtgatttcaggTCGTCCTcgtcacactgatgttcacgtttctgatcagtttggttttaattacagCCTGAAGATTAAAAAgtaattatcattatattagctttatatttttaattttatttttatgtgttttacaaCAGAGTAAATGTGACAATGACTACAATCATCAAAACTGCACGTGAGAAAAATGACAGCAGAGAACTACAGCTCCCATCATGCACCAGAGTAGAACACCCCCCCTCACACTGAACCAGATGATGTaatgcagctgcagtgtgtgtgtgtgtgtgtttgattctaTCTCTGTGAGGACCAAGCTCAGTTTCAGACATGTTGGATGCTGAGCAGCTGTAACACACATGGGTCATGTATGCAACTGTAATGTTTaaggtgtgggtgtgtgtgtgtgtgtgtgtgtgtgcgtgtgtgtgtgtgcacgtggaGGTGAGTGAGATGCTGCAGCAAAGAGGAGCAAGAGAAACCTCCACATACCAACTGATGATGTCaactgcagccaatcagcagaGAGCTCTGAgccacactgtgtgtgtgggtgtgtgtgtgtgtgtgtgtgtgtgtgtgtgtgtgtgtgtgtgtgtgtgtgtgtgtgtgtgtgtgtgttcagcagaaACAACACATCTCCTGCGCAATGTTTTATTTACGTGTTTTGCTTCTGTCCAATGGATGTAAATCAGAAGAGAATAAATCAGAATGGAATAGAACAGCAGTGTGTTATGAACAGGGGGTTGCAGGGGGCGGGGTTTGTAGCAGAGCACTAACGGGAAGCCATAATCATGACATCATCTCTGGAGTCTCAGCAATGATGTCATTTAGAATGAGGTCAGTGCACCGAGCTCaacacagtgatgtcatcataatttgacagatagagagacagagagaaagacatgaCTCATGATGTTGATCAGGTGTGTTTATTAAATATCTTAAACAAATTTTCTGATCAACAGAGAATCTGTTGAGGTCGtgcataatataatatatgatcTTATTGTCTTATATAAATATCTTGGCACAATAACAGACGGACCTTTGAGTCCCACGTGGATGCTGTATGTaaacaaatgtacttttatCGGAAGCTCCGTAGATTTATCGTTGATTTTACttccatgaaaatgttttattcttgttttattgaGTCAGTGCTGACGTTTACTTTTATCTGTTGGTTTGGGTCATTGTCCagaagaaattaaaatgcaGGGCTTCATTAAAGTGTTTAGTGAAATCACTGACtgaccctcctcatcctcacagAATGAGATCTTTGAAGAAGGCCCGGATTCATCCCTGTTCAAAGAGATTATGTTGCTGCAGATTCCCTCGGCCTGAATGCAGGACGAATAGATTTAAAAGCTCATTTGTTTCTGCTGTCATTGACCTTTAAAAttagacttttttgttttatattgtatttattaacaTTGTACTTTTTTGATCGTCTGTTTTGTCACGCTCTGATCGGGATAATAACGATTTCTTGATGTGAATCATTAATTTATCACCTCCCAGGTGACAGAGACTTTGTGCCCTGAGTTTCATCTGTCAGGCAGCTCTGATGCTCACTCACTGATTTGTGGTGacagatggacgacgtgtctctgCTTCCTGCCGTTGAACAAAAAATCTAgcaaaaatatctcagatacgaacgctgccacgTTACTTCGATAACGTAGTCGAGTGTGTAACATAGGGATCGTGGAGTGGAGACttgaataaacatcagtgtgataagaactacctacaaTGACAAGAAACCAatttttgagaaacatttatttagtctgctttgatttgttgtgtttggtcCATGAgccatctgttaacatggatgAGGCGGGGTATatatacagcagccagccaccagggggcgatccaggtGAATTGGGAGGCGTCATGTCATCCATCGTTATTCAGTCAACAGTCCAGACACGTTGAGCAGCAGCCACTGAACTTTAATTTAAGACTGTAGTTGATCCTCTAGTCGAACAGACTATAACTC
This genomic stretch from Hippoglossus hippoglossus isolate fHipHip1 chromosome 3, fHipHip1.pri, whole genome shotgun sequence harbors:
- the LOC117752529 gene encoding stathmin-4-like, producing MTLAAYREKMRELPLVSLFCSCILPQPRDATVDKKEAGVVDLNLCNIRDMEVIELSKRASGQAFEVILKPPTFDGGPELRATTPPRHKPSLEEIQKKLDAAQERRKCQEAELLKHLAERREHEREVAQKALTKERQEHRAEANKQQRQMHLSASQERLQEEDKHSVEVS